In Microbulbifer celer, a single window of DNA contains:
- the htpG gene encoding molecular chaperone HtpG, with amino-acid sequence MTVEAHKESHGFQTEAKQLLHLMIHSLYSNKEIFLRELVSNASDAADKLRFEALSKPELLEEDPDLRIRIEFDKDAGTLTITDNGIGMSRDEVIENLGTIARSGTASFMQNLTGDQQKDAHLIGQFGVGFYSAFIVADKVDVFTRRAGSDASQGVHWECSGEAEYSVENIEWPNRGTRVVLHLKEDGKEFADGWRLRSIIKKYSDHIALPVEMLKEEMPAAEGEEASERKAPEFEAVNAAQALWTRPRSEVKSEEYKEFYKHISHDFDDPLTWSHNRVEGKQDYTSLLYIPARAPFDLYQRDAARGLKLYVQRTFIMDDAEQFLPLYLRFVKGVLDSNDLPLNVSREILQKDRNTDAIKSALTKRVLDMLDKLSKKDADEYQKFWDLFGSVVKEGPAEDFSNKEKIAKLLRFSTTHTDNDKQDQSLEDYVSRMKDGQKHIYYVCADNFATAKSSPYLEVFRKKGIEVLLLTDQVDEWFVGHMQEFDGKQFQDVAKGALDLGEAEDEDDKAEREKVEKEAGALVDRVKDVLKERVEDVRATTRLVDSPACLVASDQDMGMQMRRILEQAGQSLPEAKPIFELNPSHPLVARLDQEQDEDRFADLTNILLDQANLAAGNQLADPADYVRRLNSLLLELNS; translated from the coding sequence ATGACCGTTGAGGCCCACAAAGAGAGCCACGGCTTCCAGACCGAAGCCAAGCAGCTGCTGCACCTGATGATCCACTCGCTGTACTCCAACAAGGAGATCTTCCTGCGCGAGCTGGTTTCCAATGCGTCTGATGCCGCCGACAAGCTGCGCTTTGAGGCCCTGTCCAAGCCGGAGCTGCTGGAAGAAGATCCGGATCTGCGTATCCGCATCGAATTCGATAAAGACGCCGGCACACTTACCATTACCGATAACGGTATCGGCATGAGCCGTGACGAGGTGATTGAGAACCTGGGCACCATCGCCCGTTCCGGCACCGCCAGCTTTATGCAGAACCTCACCGGCGATCAGCAGAAAGATGCGCACCTGATCGGCCAGTTCGGTGTAGGCTTCTACTCCGCGTTTATTGTCGCCGACAAGGTGGATGTCTTCACTCGACGCGCCGGTAGTGACGCCAGTCAGGGTGTACACTGGGAGTGCAGCGGTGAGGCGGAATACTCCGTTGAGAATATCGAGTGGCCGAACCGCGGCACCCGCGTGGTGCTGCACCTGAAAGAAGACGGCAAAGAGTTTGCCGACGGCTGGCGCCTGCGCTCCATCATCAAAAAGTACTCTGACCACATCGCCCTGCCGGTGGAAATGCTGAAAGAGGAGATGCCGGCAGCGGAGGGCGAAGAGGCGTCCGAGCGCAAAGCGCCTGAATTCGAAGCCGTCAACGCCGCCCAGGCCCTGTGGACCCGTCCGCGCTCCGAGGTGAAATCCGAGGAGTACAAGGAGTTCTACAAGCACATCTCCCACGACTTCGACGATCCCCTGACCTGGAGCCACAACCGTGTGGAAGGCAAGCAGGACTACACCAGCCTGCTGTACATTCCCGCGCGTGCGCCGTTCGATCTGTACCAGCGCGACGCCGCCCGTGGCCTCAAACTGTATGTGCAGCGCACTTTCATCATGGACGACGCCGAGCAGTTCCTGCCGCTGTACCTGCGCTTCGTCAAAGGGGTGCTGGACTCCAACGACCTGCCGCTGAACGTATCCCGCGAGATTCTGCAGAAAGACCGCAACACCGATGCGATCAAGAGTGCACTGACCAAGCGCGTGCTGGACATGCTCGACAAGCTGTCGAAGAAAGACGCCGACGAGTACCAGAAGTTCTGGGATCTGTTTGGTTCGGTCGTGAAAGAGGGGCCGGCGGAAGATTTCTCCAATAAAGAGAAAATCGCCAAACTGCTGCGCTTCTCCACCACCCATACCGACAACGACAAGCAGGATCAGTCGCTGGAAGACTATGTCAGTCGCATGAAGGATGGGCAGAAGCACATCTACTACGTATGTGCCGACAATTTTGCCACCGCCAAGTCTTCCCCGTACCTTGAGGTGTTCCGCAAGAAAGGCATCGAAGTACTGCTGCTGACCGACCAGGTGGACGAGTGGTTCGTCGGCCATATGCAGGAATTCGACGGCAAGCAGTTCCAGGATGTCGCCAAGGGCGCGCTGGACCTGGGCGAAGCGGAAGACGAGGATGACAAGGCGGAGCGCGAGAAAGTCGAGAAAGAGGCTGGCGCGCTGGTAGACCGGGTAAAAGATGTACTGAAAGAGCGTGTAGAGGATGTGCGCGCCACCACGCGTCTGGTGGATTCTCCCGCGTGTCTGGTAGCCAGTGATCAGGATATGGGTATGCAGATGCGCCGTATTCTGGAGCAGGCGGGCCAGTCCCTGCCGGAGGCCAAGCCGATCTTCGAACTGAACCCGTCTCACCCGCTGGTGGCGCGTCTGGATCAGGAGCAGGATGAAGACCGTTTTGCCGACCTGACTAACATTCTGCTGGACCAGGCAAACCTGGCAGCAGGTAACCAGTTGGCGGATCCGGCGGACTATGTGCGTCGTCTGAACTCACTGCTACTGGAGCTGAATAGCTGA
- a CDS encoding NAD(P)H-dependent glycerol-3-phosphate dehydrogenase, with the protein MDSSYAIAILGGGSFGTAVANIIAGNGHDTRQWMRDPERAAACMATRENQYYLPGVTLDPNLNITSDLEAAVRGCQIVFVAIPSKSFREVVHRAAPILAPGTKLISLTKGIEHDNFHLMSDILREETEGMRVGVLSGPNFAKEIVAGHYTATVIASEDAELCETIQKVLHSETFRVYSSNDVFGVELAGALKNIYAIVTGMAVALGRGQNTTSLLITRALAEMMRFAEAMGADPMTFIGLAGVGDLILTCSSDLSRNYRVGYLVGKGRQLDEAVAEIGQVAEGVNTVRLIKGKADELGVYMPLVSAIHAILFEGTPIPEVIRDLMSGEQTFDVAYSAKPQ; encoded by the coding sequence GTGGACTCTTCCTACGCCATCGCGATTCTCGGTGGTGGCAGCTTCGGTACGGCGGTCGCCAACATCATTGCCGGCAATGGCCATGACACTCGCCAGTGGATGCGGGACCCGGAGCGCGCTGCGGCCTGTATGGCGACGCGGGAAAACCAGTACTACCTGCCGGGCGTCACCCTGGACCCGAACCTCAACATCACCAGTGATCTGGAAGCGGCGGTACGCGGTTGTCAGATTGTATTTGTGGCCATTCCCAGCAAGTCATTCCGTGAAGTGGTGCACCGTGCCGCGCCCATTCTGGCACCGGGGACCAAGTTGATCTCGCTGACCAAGGGAATCGAGCATGACAACTTCCACCTGATGAGCGATATCCTGCGCGAGGAGACCGAAGGCATGCGTGTGGGGGTATTGAGCGGCCCCAATTTCGCCAAGGAAATTGTTGCCGGTCACTACACCGCCACCGTTATTGCCAGTGAAGATGCAGAGCTGTGCGAAACGATCCAGAAAGTGTTGCACTCGGAAACCTTCCGGGTTTATTCCAGTAACGACGTATTCGGAGTTGAGCTGGCGGGCGCACTGAAAAATATCTATGCCATTGTCACCGGCATGGCCGTTGCCCTGGGGCGCGGTCAGAACACCACCAGCCTGCTGATTACCCGCGCGCTGGCGGAAATGATGCGTTTTGCCGAGGCCATGGGCGCAGACCCGATGACGTTTATCGGTCTCGCCGGTGTGGGGGACCTGATCCTGACCTGTTCCTCGGATCTGAGCCGCAACTATCGTGTGGGTTACCTGGTAGGCAAGGGTAGGCAGCTGGATGAAGCCGTCGCAGAAATCGGTCAGGTCGCCGAAGGCGTGAACACCGTTCGTCTGATTAAAGGCAAAGCCGATGAATTAGGCGTCTACATGCCCTTGGTTTCTGCGATTCACGCCATATTGTTTGAAGGTACCCCAATTCCCGAAGTTATCCGGGACCTGATGTCTGGCGAGCAGACTTTCGACGTTGCCTATTCCGCCAAGCCACAATAG
- a CDS encoding DUF4389 domain-containing protein produces MENAQLKHNLTSSDHWLRLLFMVLFVMLLSVAGVVMLAAIVLQFLFAITSGSANDNLRPLGSQIASYIYQILQFLIYNTEEKPFPFADWPE; encoded by the coding sequence ATGGAAAACGCACAGCTCAAACACAATCTGACTTCCAGTGACCATTGGCTGCGTCTGTTGTTCATGGTGCTTTTTGTGATGCTTCTGTCGGTAGCGGGTGTGGTTATGTTGGCCGCTATCGTTCTGCAGTTTCTTTTCGCCATTACTTCCGGCAGCGCAAACGACAATTTGCGCCCGCTCGGTAGCCAGATTGCATCCTATATTTATCAGATCCTGCAGTTTCTGATTTACAACACGGAAGAAAAGCCGTTTCCGTTTGCTGACTGGCCGGAATAG
- a CDS encoding DUF4389 domain-containing protein has translation MSNEELKENLTSPNQWLRLVYMVLFAVLLEIAGFVMLAVVIAQFLFSIFTGGPNDNLRRLGDQIASYIYQTLQFMIYNSEEKPFPFSEWPESDVEDLSDYESAEEIDGEVISDKSESEATVEESAAAEEVAAEAEAPAARSEKPAAKSEKPTAESSTRKDSEKSDDEPVINLGADPEDEDKPKTAQKPKKLADAETEDAGADISGSSDSDKGSDKS, from the coding sequence ATGAGCAATGAAGAGTTGAAGGAAAATCTCACGTCGCCCAATCAATGGCTGCGCCTGGTGTATATGGTGCTGTTTGCCGTGCTGCTGGAAATCGCGGGATTTGTCATGTTGGCGGTGGTGATCGCCCAGTTCCTGTTTTCCATCTTTACCGGTGGGCCCAATGACAACCTGCGTCGCCTGGGGGATCAGATTGCGTCCTATATATACCAGACATTGCAGTTCATGATTTACAACTCGGAAGAAAAGCCATTCCCGTTTTCCGAGTGGCCCGAATCCGACGTGGAAGACCTGTCTGATTACGAAAGCGCTGAAGAGATCGATGGTGAGGTCATCAGCGATAAAAGCGAATCGGAAGCGACCGTGGAAGAGAGCGCCGCCGCGGAAGAGGTTGCCGCTGAGGCTGAAGCGCCCGCGGCCAGAAGTGAAAAGCCCGCGGCCAAGAGTGAAAAGCCTACGGCTGAATCATCCACCAGAAAAGACAGCGAGAAATCCGACGATGAGCCGGTAATCAATCTCGGTGCAGACCCGGAAGATGAGGATAAGCCAAAGACTGCCCAAAAACCCAAGAAGTTGGCGGACGCTGAAACCGAGGATGCCGGTGCCGACATTTCCGGTTCGTCTGATTCAGATAAGGGTTCCGACAAGTCGTAA
- the sixA gene encoding phosphohistidine phosphatase SixA: MLLFVLRHGHAEPFSNSDETRALTDEGREEVRAVCKERASELAQVRTIWASPFVRTRQTAKIVAETFGLEVEINENLTGDTPVQQLMDVLAEADEALFPLLLVSHQPLVGSLVNGLCGTGNEHPLGTASLACLKADVWARDCAELEWLQHKPS, from the coding sequence GTGCTGTTATTTGTGCTGCGCCATGGTCACGCCGAACCATTCAGCAACAGCGACGAAACGCGCGCGTTGACGGATGAGGGGCGCGAAGAGGTGCGGGCAGTGTGCAAGGAGCGCGCTTCTGAGCTGGCGCAGGTGCGCACGATCTGGGCGAGCCCGTTTGTGCGCACCCGCCAAACTGCCAAGATTGTGGCGGAGACTTTTGGTCTCGAGGTTGAGATCAATGAGAACCTCACCGGCGATACTCCGGTACAGCAGCTGATGGATGTGCTGGCGGAAGCGGACGAAGCGCTGTTTCCGCTATTGCTGGTAAGCCATCAGCCCCTGGTGGGTAGTTTGGTCAATGGGCTGTGTGGTACCGGTAATGAACACCCTCTGGGTACCGCCAGTCTCGCCTGCCTTAAAGCGGATGTCTGGGCCCGGGACTGCGCTGAGCTCGAGTGGTTGCAGCACAAGCCATCCTGA
- a CDS encoding alpha/beta fold hydrolase, whose translation MPHSPREIQLDIHGNTIAARQWGDLDGVPVLALHGWLDNCASFDRLAPHLTGINLVAADMAGHGQSYHRHQDANYTLWSEIEDVLGMADALGWETFSMLSHSRGAVISMVTAATFPERVLRLALIDGLVPPPAEDSEAPETLRKAIEQRARYRNRKPKIFSSLEVAVAARKNGLFKLTDDAAQRLVARGVRPVEGGYIWSNDPQLLTSSLSKLNAAQVQAFLDRAVMPIRLALGRDGIQGMIERIRPLAERHPNIEVREFAGSHHLHMEDGAGEIAGWFQDFLTDVTA comes from the coding sequence ATGCCCCATTCTCCCCGCGAAATTCAGCTCGATATCCACGGAAATACCATCGCCGCCCGCCAGTGGGGGGATCTGGATGGCGTGCCGGTGCTGGCTCTACACGGCTGGTTGGACAACTGCGCCAGCTTTGATCGCCTGGCACCACACCTCACCGGAATCAATCTGGTAGCGGCGGATATGGCCGGACACGGCCAGAGTTACCACCGCCATCAGGATGCCAACTACACCCTCTGGAGCGAAATTGAGGACGTGTTGGGGATGGCGGATGCCCTGGGCTGGGAGACCTTTTCCATGCTGTCCCATTCCCGCGGTGCGGTGATTTCCATGGTCACCGCCGCCACCTTTCCCGAACGCGTGTTGCGGCTGGCGCTGATCGACGGCCTGGTGCCGCCACCGGCGGAAGACAGTGAAGCTCCAGAGACCTTGCGCAAAGCCATCGAGCAGCGCGCGCGCTATCGCAACCGCAAGCCCAAGATCTTCAGCTCACTGGAAGTGGCCGTGGCGGCGCGCAAGAACGGGCTGTTCAAGCTGACGGATGACGCGGCCCAGCGTCTTGTGGCGCGGGGCGTGCGACCGGTGGAGGGCGGATATATATGGAGCAATGATCCTCAGCTGCTGACCAGCTCGCTGTCCAAGTTGAATGCCGCGCAGGTGCAGGCATTTCTCGATCGCGCAGTGATGCCGATTCGGCTGGCGTTGGGGCGGGATGGTATTCAGGGGATGATCGAGCGTATTCGCCCGTTGGCAGAGCGGCATCCGAATATTGAAGTGCGGGAGTTTGCCGGTAGCCATCATCTGCATATGGAAGATGGCGCCGGTGAGATCGCAGGCTGGTTTCAGGATTTCCTGACGGATGTGACCGCGTAA
- a CDS encoding 5-carboxymethyl-2-hydroxymuconate Delta-isomerase, giving the protein MPHLVIEYAQKLEENLSIPALVTDAHQAMSATGLFSADAIKTRAVPYRNFVLGRNPQGSGDQFIHAEVRILEGRTTEQKETLSAAIFNCLCEAAPEVADISVEVRGMEKASYSKRIPF; this is encoded by the coding sequence ATGCCGCACCTGGTCATTGAATACGCCCAGAAACTGGAAGAGAACCTGTCAATTCCGGCATTGGTCACCGATGCCCACCAGGCCATGAGCGCAACCGGCCTTTTCTCTGCCGACGCGATAAAAACCCGTGCGGTGCCCTACCGGAATTTTGTACTGGGCAGAAATCCCCAGGGGTCCGGAGATCAATTTATTCACGCGGAAGTACGCATTCTCGAAGGTCGCACCACGGAGCAGAAAGAAACGCTCAGTGCAGCAATTTTTAACTGCCTGTGTGAAGCCGCGCCGGAAGTGGCGGATATTTCGGTCGAGGTGCGCGGTATGGAGAAGGCCAGCTACTCAAAGCGGATTCCTTTCTGA
- the folE gene encoding GTP cyclohydrolase I FolE gives MNEHYARIIEAIGEDLDRPGLKDTPQRAAKAMQYLTRGYQQTLDEVVNDALFPSDCSEMVLVKDIELYSLCEHHMLPFIGKAHVAYIPDGKVLGLSKVARIVDMFARRLQIQEQLTVQIAKTLEEVTGAAGVGVIIEAKHMCMMMRGVEKQNSVMKTSAMLGSFRSQQATRNEFLSLIR, from the coding sequence ATGAACGAACATTACGCGCGAATTATCGAAGCCATTGGCGAAGACCTCGACCGTCCGGGCCTGAAAGACACGCCGCAGCGTGCCGCCAAGGCCATGCAGTACCTGACTCGCGGTTACCAGCAGACCCTGGACGAAGTCGTCAACGACGCCCTCTTCCCCTCGGACTGCAGCGAAATGGTGCTGGTGAAAGACATCGAACTCTACTCGCTGTGCGAACACCACATGCTACCGTTTATCGGCAAGGCCCACGTCGCTTATATCCCCGACGGTAAAGTACTGGGCCTGTCCAAGGTGGCACGCATTGTAGACATGTTTGCCCGCCGTTTGCAGATTCAGGAACAGCTCACCGTACAAATTGCGAAAACCCTGGAAGAAGTCACCGGTGCCGCCGGCGTTGGTGTGATCATCGAAGCCAAGCATATGTGCATGATGATGCGCGGTGTAGAAAAGCAGAACTCGGTGATGAAGACTTCCGCCATGCTCGGCTCCTTCCGCAGCCAGCAGGCTACCCGCAATGAGTTTCTGTCACTGATCCGCTAA
- the prmB gene encoding 50S ribosomal protein L3 N(5)-glutamine methyltransferase, with amino-acid sequence MIEKRESNLHELCTVLDYVRWGASRFNEENLWFGHGTDNAWDEAVLLVTHALHLPVDSKPEILNARLTMDERRQVMNVLDQRIDKRLPAPYITHEAWFCDIPFYVDERVLVPRSPIGELIRHRFEPWLQEDPLAVLDLCCGSGCIGIACADTFPGARVDVSDISADAIEVAQININRHHLNDEVRAVQSDLFAGLKGCSYDLIVSNPPYVDARDLAEMPAEYRAEPGLALGSGDDGLDFTRRLLLQAPDYLQSEGILVCEVGNSWEALEEAYPRVPFVWPELEDGGHGVFVLTREDLLACREMFEVGAR; translated from the coding sequence ATGATAGAGAAACGTGAGTCCAATTTACACGAGCTGTGTACCGTGCTGGACTATGTGCGCTGGGGCGCGAGCCGCTTTAATGAAGAAAACCTGTGGTTTGGTCACGGCACCGACAATGCCTGGGACGAAGCCGTCCTTCTGGTCACCCACGCCCTGCACCTGCCGGTGGACAGCAAACCGGAGATCCTGAACGCTCGCCTCACCATGGACGAGCGCCGCCAGGTGATGAACGTACTGGACCAGCGCATCGACAAACGCCTGCCGGCGCCCTACATCACCCATGAGGCCTGGTTCTGCGATATTCCCTTTTATGTGGACGAGCGCGTGCTGGTGCCGCGCTCTCCCATCGGTGAGCTGATCCGCCACCGCTTCGAGCCCTGGCTGCAGGAGGATCCCCTAGCCGTCCTCGATCTATGCTGCGGTAGCGGCTGTATTGGCATTGCCTGTGCCGACACTTTCCCCGGTGCGCGGGTGGATGTCAGCGATATCTCCGCCGACGCCATCGAAGTCGCCCAGATCAATATCAACCGTCACCACCTGAATGATGAGGTGCGTGCGGTGCAATCGGACCTGTTCGCGGGGTTGAAAGGCTGCAGCTACGATTTGATCGTGAGCAACCCGCCTTATGTGGATGCCCGGGACCTGGCCGAAATGCCCGCGGAGTACCGCGCAGAGCCCGGCCTGGCGCTGGGCTCCGGTGACGACGGTCTGGACTTCACTCGTCGCTTGCTGCTGCAGGCCCCGGACTACCTGCAGTCGGAGGGCATTCTGGTGTGTGAGGTAGGGAATAGCTGGGAGGCACTGGAAGAAGCCTACCCGCGGGTGCCGTTTGTATGGCCGGAGCTGGAAGATGGCGGACACGGGGTGTTCGTGTTGACCCGGGAAGATTTGCTGGCGTGTCGTGAGATGTTCGAGGTGGGCGCCCGGTAG